A stretch of Cheilinus undulatus linkage group 20, ASM1832078v1, whole genome shotgun sequence DNA encodes these proteins:
- the LOC121528228 gene encoding protein transport protein SEC31-like encodes MLHSLTLRVSWICLLFLNTAAAFPASKEDSAWRSSGASPRSGFSAVQQPAAAPQQAPSSSGAPSLSYQPSSGSSSGGPLRRLVSSGFPGHGVRLSHPGVGAAGSSSVGAYRPISSSSAPPTGGASAGLNPAAHRFNIPSFAQPSLTSSVGVNLDPYSPIVSAGDSAAPSSLDRPVQAAPASSGLEFPVYYFVAPPSSSFHEDETPLSWPQHPAGLSSFSPSGWMPSRSFPVLGVWSSEDVSAKGVKQEAESEEVSLVPSSSYIVQSRNGYLRAREAVAHLSYVPEQGEPQVIYYEVVQRPEQPAAAPKAPVKGGKKP; translated from the exons ATGCTGCACAGCCTCACTTTAAG ggtttcctggatctgtctgctgttTCTCAACACTGCAGCTGCTTTTCCTGCAAGCAAAGAGG ACTCTGCCTGGCGCTCCAGTGGCGCCTCTCCTCGCTCTGGTTTCTCTGCGGTCCAGCAGCCTGCAGCAGCCCCACAACAGGCCCCCTCTAGTTCTGGAGCTCCCAGTCTCAGCTACCAGCCCAGTTCTGGATCTAGCTCTGGAGGGCCCCTCAGACGTCTTGTGAGTTCAGGTTTCCCCGGTCATGGTGTGAGGTTGTCCCATCCTGGTGTTGGTGCAGCTGGGAGCTCCAGTGTGGGAGCCTACAGACCCATCAGCTCTAGTTCTGCACCGCCTACTGGAGGTGCCAGCGCGGGTCTGAACCCTGCAGCCCACAGATTCAACATCCCCAGCTTTGCACAGCCCTCTCTGACCTCCAGCGTGGGTGTGAACCTTGACCCCTACAGCCCCATTGTTTCTGCTGGAGACTCGGCTGCACCCTCCAGCTTGGACCGGCCCGTTCAGGCTGCTCCTGCATCGTCCGGCCTGGAGTTTCCTGTTTACTACTTCGTGGCTCCCCCCAGCTCCAGTTTCCATGAAGATGAAACCCCACTGTCCTGGCCCCAGCATCCTGCAGGATTGTCCTCCTTCAGCCCCAGCGGCTGGATGCCGTCTCGTTCTTTCCCCGTCCTCGGCGTCTGGAGCTCTGAGGACGTCTCTGCTAAAGGGGTGAAGCAGGAGGCCGAGAGCGAGGAGGTGTCCCTGGTGCCGTCTTCGTCCTACATCGTCCAGTCCAGAAACGGCTACCTGAGAGCCAGAGAAGCAGTGGCTCACCTGAGCTACGTCCCAGAGCAGGGTGAACCACAGGTGATCTACTACGAGGTGGTCCAGAGGCCAGAGCAGCCTGCAGCTGCACCCAAGGCTCCAGTCAAAGGAGGGAAGAAACCCTGA
- the LOC121528227 gene encoding integrator complex subunit 6-like isoform X4, whose amino-acid sequence MMGFLSVSWICFLVFGAGAALPLTEGDSAWRSSGASPRSGFSAVQQPAAAPQQAPSGSGAPSLSYQPSSGSSSGGPLRRLVSSGFPGHGVRLSHPGVGAAGSSSVGAYRPISSSSAQPTGGASVGLNPAAHRFNIPSFAQPSLTSSVGVNLDPYSPIVSAGDSAAPSSLDRPVQAAPASSGLEFPVYYFVAPPSSSFHEDETPLSWPQHPAGLSSFSPSGWMPSRSFPVLGVWSSEDVSAKGVKQEAESEEVSLVPSSSYIVQSRNGYLRAREAVAHLSYVPEQGEPQVIYYEVVQRPEQPAAAPKAPVKGGKKP is encoded by the exons ATGATGGGTTTCCTCAG TGTTTCTTGGATCTGCTTCCTGGTTTTTGGTGCTGGAGCTGCTCTCCCTCTGACTGAAGGTG ACTCTGCCTGGCGCTCCAGTGGCGCCTCTCCTCGCTCTGGTTTCTCTGCGGTCCAGCAGCCTGCAGCAGCCCCACAACAGGCCCCTTCTGGTTCTGGAGCTCCCAGTCTCAGCTACCAGCCCAGTTCTGGATCTAGCTCTGGAGGGCCCCTCAGACGTCTTGTGAGTTCAG GTTTCCCCGGTCATGGTGTGAGGTTGTCCCATCCTGGTGTTGGTGCAGCTGGGAGCTCCAGTGTGGGAGCCTACAGACCCATCAGCTCTAGTTCTGCACAGCCTACTGGAGGTGCCAGCGTGGGTCTGAACCCTGCAGCCCACAGATTCAACATCCCCAGCTTTGCACAGCCCTCTCTGACCTCCAGCGTGGGTGTGAACCTTGACCCCTACAGCCCCATTGTTTCTGCTGGAGACTCGGCTGCACCCTCCAGCTTGGACCGGCCCGTTCAGGCTGCTCCTGCATCGTCCGGCCTGGAGTTTCCTGTTTACTACTTCGTGGCTCCCCCCAGCTCCAGTTTCCATGAAGATGAAACCCCACTGTCCTGGCCCCAGCATCCTGCAGGATTGTCCTCCTTCAGCCCCAGCGGCTGGATGCCGTCTCGTTCTTTCCCCGTCCTCGGCGTCTGGAGCTCTGAGGACGTCTCTGCTAAAGGGGTGAAGCAGGAGGCCGAGAGCGAGGAGGTGTCCCTGGTGCCGTCTTCGTCCTACATCGTCCAGTCCAGAAACGGCTACCTGAGAGCCAGAGAAGCAGTGGCTCACCTGAGCTACGTCCCAGAGCAGGGTGAACCACAGGTGATCTACTACGAGGTGGTCCAGAGGCCAGAGCAGCCTGCAGCTGCACCCAAGGCTCCAGTCAAAGGAGGGAAGAAACCCTGA
- the LOC121528227 gene encoding arf-GAP domain and FG repeat-containing protein 2-like isoform X3 — MLHSVSWICLLFLSAAAAFPASKDDSAWSSSGASPRSGLSRPPVPALQNEASAIQQPAAAPQQAPTANQAPSSSGAPSLSYQPSFASSSRRPFRSPAARPVSSGFPGHGVRLSHPGVGAAGSSSVGAYRPISSSSAQPTGGASVGLNPAAHRFNIPSFAQPSLTSSVGVNLDPYSPIVSAGDSAAPSSLDRPVQAAPASSGLEFPVYYFVAPPSSSFHEDETPLSWPQHPAGLSSFSPSGWMPSRSFPVLGVWSSEDVSAKGVKQEAESEEVSLVPSSSYIVQSRNGYLRAREAVAHLSYVPEQGEPQVIYYEVVQRPEQPAAAPKAPVKGGKKP; from the exons ATGCTGCACAG TGTttcctggatctgtctgctgttTCTCAGCGCTGCAGCTGCTTTTCCTGCAAGCAAAGACG ACTCTGCCTGGAGCTCCAGTGGAGCCTCTCCTCGATCAGGCCTCTCTCGTCCTCCTGTGCCGGCGCTGCAGAACGAAGCCTCTGCCATCCAGCAGCCTGCAGCAGCCCCACAACAGGCCCCCACTGCAAACCAGGCCCCCTCTAGTTCTGGAGCTCCCAGTCTCAGCTACCAGCCGAGCTTCGCATCCAGCTCTAGAAGGCCCTTCAGAAGTCCTGCGGCTCGTCCTGTGAGTTCAGGTTTCCCCGGTCATGGTGTGAGGTTGTCCCATCCTGGTGTTGGTGCAGCTGGGAGCTCCAGTGTGGGAGCCTACAGACCCATCAGCTCTAGTTCTGCACAGCCTACTGGAGGTGCCAGCGTGGGTCTGAACCCTGCAGCCCACAGATTCAACATCCCCAGCTTTGCACAGCCCTCTCTGACCTCCAGCGTGGGTGTGAACCTTGACCCCTACAGCCCCATTGTTTCTGCTGGAGACTCGGCTGCACCCTCCAGCTTGGACCGGCCCGTTCAGGCTGCTCCTGCATCGTCCGGCCTGGAGTTTCCTGTTTACTACTTCGTGGCTCCCCCCAGCTCCAGTTTCCATGAAGATGAAACCCCACTGTCCTGGCCCCAGCATCCTGCAGGATTGTCCTCCTTCAGCCCCAGCGGCTGGATGCCGTCTCGTTCTTTCCCCGTCCTCGGCGTCTGGAGCTCTGAGGACGTCTCTGCTAAAGGGGTGAAGCAGGAGGCCGAGAGCGAGGAGGTGTCCCTGGTGCCGTCTTCGTCCTACATCGTCCAGTCCAGAAACGGCTACCTGAGAGCCAGAGAAGCAGTGGCTCACCTGAGCTACGTCCCAGAGCAGGGTGAACCACAGGTGATCTACTACGAGGTGGTCCAGAGGCCAGAGCAGCCTGCAGCTGCACCCAAGGCTCCAGTCAAAGGAGGGAAGAAACCCTGA
- the LOC121528227 gene encoding integrator complex subunit 6-like isoform X5 has protein sequence MMGFLSVSWICFLVFGAGAALPLTEDSAWRSSGASPRSGFSAVQQPAAAPQQAPSGSGAPSLSYQPSSGSSSGGPLRRLVSSGFPGHGVRLSHPGVGAAGSSSVGAYRPISSSSAQPTGGASVGLNPAAHRFNIPSFAQPSLTSSVGVNLDPYSPIVSAGDSAAPSSLDRPVQAAPASSGLEFPVYYFVAPPSSSFHEDETPLSWPQHPAGLSSFSPSGWMPSRSFPVLGVWSSEDVSAKGVKQEAESEEVSLVPSSSYIVQSRNGYLRAREAVAHLSYVPEQGEPQVIYYEVVQRPEQPAAAPKAPVKGGKKP, from the exons ATGATGGGTTTCCTCAG TGTTTCTTGGATCTGCTTCCTGGTTTTTGGTGCTGGAGCTGCTCTCCCTCTGACTGAAG ACTCTGCCTGGCGCTCCAGTGGCGCCTCTCCTCGCTCTGGTTTCTCTGCGGTCCAGCAGCCTGCAGCAGCCCCACAACAGGCCCCTTCTGGTTCTGGAGCTCCCAGTCTCAGCTACCAGCCCAGTTCTGGATCTAGCTCTGGAGGGCCCCTCAGACGTCTTGTGAGTTCAG GTTTCCCCGGTCATGGTGTGAGGTTGTCCCATCCTGGTGTTGGTGCAGCTGGGAGCTCCAGTGTGGGAGCCTACAGACCCATCAGCTCTAGTTCTGCACAGCCTACTGGAGGTGCCAGCGTGGGTCTGAACCCTGCAGCCCACAGATTCAACATCCCCAGCTTTGCACAGCCCTCTCTGACCTCCAGCGTGGGTGTGAACCTTGACCCCTACAGCCCCATTGTTTCTGCTGGAGACTCGGCTGCACCCTCCAGCTTGGACCGGCCCGTTCAGGCTGCTCCTGCATCGTCCGGCCTGGAGTTTCCTGTTTACTACTTCGTGGCTCCCCCCAGCTCCAGTTTCCATGAAGATGAAACCCCACTGTCCTGGCCCCAGCATCCTGCAGGATTGTCCTCCTTCAGCCCCAGCGGCTGGATGCCGTCTCGTTCTTTCCCCGTCCTCGGCGTCTGGAGCTCTGAGGACGTCTCTGCTAAAGGGGTGAAGCAGGAGGCCGAGAGCGAGGAGGTGTCCCTGGTGCCGTCTTCGTCCTACATCGTCCAGTCCAGAAACGGCTACCTGAGAGCCAGAGAAGCAGTGGCTCACCTGAGCTACGTCCCAGAGCAGGGTGAACCACAGGTGATCTACTACGAGGTGGTCCAGAGGCCAGAGCAGCCTGCAGCTGCACCCAAGGCTCCAGTCAAAGGAGGGAAGAAACCCTGA
- the LOC121528227 gene encoding uncharacterized protein LOC121528227 isoform X6 — protein sequence MMGFLSVSWICFLVFGAGAALPLTEGDQPGGSIDYSRFPVVRAPPVTPVLASDDAPAASDSAWRSSGASPRSGFSAVQQPAAAPQQAPSSVGAYRPISSSSAQPTGGASVGLNPAAHRFNIPSFAQPSLTSSVGVNLDPYSPIVSAGDSAAPSSLDRPVQAAPASSGLEFPVYYFVAPPSSSFHEDETPLSWPQHPAGLSSFSPSGWMPSRSFPVLGVWSSEDVSAKGVKQEAESEEVSLVPSSSYIVQSRNGYLRAREAVAHLSYVPEQGEPQVIYYEVVQRPEQPAAAPKAPVKGGKKP from the exons ATGATGGGTTTCCTCAG TGTTTCTTGGATCTGCTTCCTGGTTTTTGGTGCTGGAGCTGCTCTCCCTCTGACTGAAGGTG ATCAGCCTGGTGGGAGCATTGATTACAGCAGGTTTCCTGTTGTTCGAGCTCCACCCGTCACTCCTGTGCTCGCCAGTGATGATGCTCCTGCAGCCTCTg ACTCTGCCTGGCGCTCCAGTGGCGCCTCTCCTCGCTCTGGTTTCTCTGCGGTCCAGCAGCCTGCAGCAGCCCCACAACAGGCCCC CTCAAGTGTGGGAGCCTACAGACCCATCAGCTCTAGTTCTGCACAGCCTACTGGAGGTGCCAGCGTGGGTCTGAACCCTGCAGCCCACAGATTCAACATCCCCAGCTTTGCACAGCCCTCTCTGACCTCCAGCGTGGGTGTGAACCTTGACCCCTACAGCCCCATTGTTTCTGCTGGAGACTCGGCTGCACCCTCCAGCTTGGACCGGCCCGTTCAGGCTGCTCCTGCATCGTCCGGCCTGGAGTTTCCTGTTTACTACTTCGTGGCTCCCCCCAGCTCCAGTTTCCATGAAGATGAAACCCCACTGTCCTGGCCCCAGCATCCTGCAGGATTGTCCTCCTTCAGCCCCAGCGGCTGGATGCCGTCTCGTTCTTTCCCCGTCCTCGGCGTCTGGAGCTCTGAGGACGTCTCTGCTAAAGGGGTGAAGCAGGAGGCCGAGAGCGAGGAGGTGTCCCTGGTGCCGTCTTCGTCCTACATCGTCCAGTCCAGAAACGGCTACCTGAGAGCCAGAGAAGCAGTGGCTCACCTGAGCTACGTCCCAGAGCAGGGTGAACCACAGGTGATCTACTACGAGGTGGTCCAGAGGCCAGAGCAGCCTGCAGCTGCACCCAAGGCTCCAGTCAAAGGAGGGAAGAAACCCTGA
- the LOC121528227 gene encoding integrator complex subunit 6-like isoform X1, which yields MMGFLSVSWICFLVFGAGAALPLTEGDQPGGSIDYSRFPVVRAPPVTPVLASDDAPAASDSAWRSSGASPRSGFSAVQQPAAAPQQAPSGSGAPSLSYQPSSGSSSGGPLRRLVSSGFPGHGVRLSHPGVGAAGSSSVGAYRPISSSSAQPTGGASVGLNPAAHRFNIPSFAQPSLTSSVGVNLDPYSPIVSAGDSAAPSSLDRPVQAAPASSGLEFPVYYFVAPPSSSFHEDETPLSWPQHPAGLSSFSPSGWMPSRSFPVLGVWSSEDVSAKGVKQEAESEEVSLVPSSSYIVQSRNGYLRAREAVAHLSYVPEQGEPQVIYYEVVQRPEQPAAAPKAPVKGGKKP from the exons ATGATGGGTTTCCTCAG TGTTTCTTGGATCTGCTTCCTGGTTTTTGGTGCTGGAGCTGCTCTCCCTCTGACTGAAGGTG ATCAGCCTGGTGGGAGCATTGATTACAGCAGGTTTCCTGTTGTTCGAGCTCCACCCGTCACTCCTGTGCTCGCCAGTGATGATGCTCCTGCAGCCTCTg ACTCTGCCTGGCGCTCCAGTGGCGCCTCTCCTCGCTCTGGTTTCTCTGCGGTCCAGCAGCCTGCAGCAGCCCCACAACAGGCCCCTTCTGGTTCTGGAGCTCCCAGTCTCAGCTACCAGCCCAGTTCTGGATCTAGCTCTGGAGGGCCCCTCAGACGTCTTGTGAGTTCAG GTTTCCCCGGTCATGGTGTGAGGTTGTCCCATCCTGGTGTTGGTGCAGCTGGGAGCTCCAGTGTGGGAGCCTACAGACCCATCAGCTCTAGTTCTGCACAGCCTACTGGAGGTGCCAGCGTGGGTCTGAACCCTGCAGCCCACAGATTCAACATCCCCAGCTTTGCACAGCCCTCTCTGACCTCCAGCGTGGGTGTGAACCTTGACCCCTACAGCCCCATTGTTTCTGCTGGAGACTCGGCTGCACCCTCCAGCTTGGACCGGCCCGTTCAGGCTGCTCCTGCATCGTCCGGCCTGGAGTTTCCTGTTTACTACTTCGTGGCTCCCCCCAGCTCCAGTTTCCATGAAGATGAAACCCCACTGTCCTGGCCCCAGCATCCTGCAGGATTGTCCTCCTTCAGCCCCAGCGGCTGGATGCCGTCTCGTTCTTTCCCCGTCCTCGGCGTCTGGAGCTCTGAGGACGTCTCTGCTAAAGGGGTGAAGCAGGAGGCCGAGAGCGAGGAGGTGTCCCTGGTGCCGTCTTCGTCCTACATCGTCCAGTCCAGAAACGGCTACCTGAGAGCCAGAGAAGCAGTGGCTCACCTGAGCTACGTCCCAGAGCAGGGTGAACCACAGGTGATCTACTACGAGGTGGTCCAGAGGCCAGAGCAGCCTGCAGCTGCACCCAAGGCTCCAGTCAAAGGAGGGAAGAAACCCTGA
- the LOC121528227 gene encoding integrator complex subunit 6-like isoform X2, with product MMGFLSVSWICFLVFGAGAALPLTEDQPGGSIDYSRFPVVRAPPVTPVLASDDAPAASDSAWRSSGASPRSGFSAVQQPAAAPQQAPSGSGAPSLSYQPSSGSSSGGPLRRLVSSGFPGHGVRLSHPGVGAAGSSSVGAYRPISSSSAQPTGGASVGLNPAAHRFNIPSFAQPSLTSSVGVNLDPYSPIVSAGDSAAPSSLDRPVQAAPASSGLEFPVYYFVAPPSSSFHEDETPLSWPQHPAGLSSFSPSGWMPSRSFPVLGVWSSEDVSAKGVKQEAESEEVSLVPSSSYIVQSRNGYLRAREAVAHLSYVPEQGEPQVIYYEVVQRPEQPAAAPKAPVKGGKKP from the exons ATGATGGGTTTCCTCAG TGTTTCTTGGATCTGCTTCCTGGTTTTTGGTGCTGGAGCTGCTCTCCCTCTGACTGAAG ATCAGCCTGGTGGGAGCATTGATTACAGCAGGTTTCCTGTTGTTCGAGCTCCACCCGTCACTCCTGTGCTCGCCAGTGATGATGCTCCTGCAGCCTCTg ACTCTGCCTGGCGCTCCAGTGGCGCCTCTCCTCGCTCTGGTTTCTCTGCGGTCCAGCAGCCTGCAGCAGCCCCACAACAGGCCCCTTCTGGTTCTGGAGCTCCCAGTCTCAGCTACCAGCCCAGTTCTGGATCTAGCTCTGGAGGGCCCCTCAGACGTCTTGTGAGTTCAG GTTTCCCCGGTCATGGTGTGAGGTTGTCCCATCCTGGTGTTGGTGCAGCTGGGAGCTCCAGTGTGGGAGCCTACAGACCCATCAGCTCTAGTTCTGCACAGCCTACTGGAGGTGCCAGCGTGGGTCTGAACCCTGCAGCCCACAGATTCAACATCCCCAGCTTTGCACAGCCCTCTCTGACCTCCAGCGTGGGTGTGAACCTTGACCCCTACAGCCCCATTGTTTCTGCTGGAGACTCGGCTGCACCCTCCAGCTTGGACCGGCCCGTTCAGGCTGCTCCTGCATCGTCCGGCCTGGAGTTTCCTGTTTACTACTTCGTGGCTCCCCCCAGCTCCAGTTTCCATGAAGATGAAACCCCACTGTCCTGGCCCCAGCATCCTGCAGGATTGTCCTCCTTCAGCCCCAGCGGCTGGATGCCGTCTCGTTCTTTCCCCGTCCTCGGCGTCTGGAGCTCTGAGGACGTCTCTGCTAAAGGGGTGAAGCAGGAGGCCGAGAGCGAGGAGGTGTCCCTGGTGCCGTCTTCGTCCTACATCGTCCAGTCCAGAAACGGCTACCTGAGAGCCAGAGAAGCAGTGGCTCACCTGAGCTACGTCCCAGAGCAGGGTGAACCACAGGTGATCTACTACGAGGTGGTCCAGAGGCCAGAGCAGCCTGCAGCTGCACCCAAGGCTCCAGTCAAAGGAGGGAAGAAACCCTGA
- the LOC121528037 gene encoding microfibril-associated glycoprotein 4-like, with product SAHFSKDSTMKLVPVLVCLLAPQLISCYPLLPLDCSQIHKDKSRPSGVYTIYPIGATSAAQVYCDMDSEGGGWTVFQRRMDGSVNFYRPWDQYKMGFGSAAGEYWLGLENIFHLTLRRKFELLVDMEDFDGNTASARYTSFSIDSETDGYTLHVSGFKDGGAGDSLTGHNGMKFSTFDKDQDKLSGNCAKTYLGAFWYNRCHNTNPNGVYRWGADGTLYAVGVEWKQWKSHDYSLKRFSMKIRPVQ from the exons TCAGCTCACTTCAGCAAAGACTCCACCATGAAG CTGGTTCCAGTCCTCGTCTGTCTCCTGGCTCCTCAGCTCATCAGCTGTTATCCCTTACTGCCGTTGGACTGCAGTCAGATCCATAAAGATAAGAGCCGACCCAGCGGAGTGTACACCATCTACCCCATCGGAGCCACGTCTGCTGCCCAG GTGTACTGTGACATGGACTCAGAGGGAGGAGGATGGACG GTGTTCCAGAGGAGGATGGATGGCTCGGTGAACTTCTACAGACCCTGGGATCAGTATAAGATGGGCTTTGGGAGCGCTGCTGGAGAGTACTGGCTCG gtcttgaaaatattttccacCTGACTCTGAGGAGGAAGTTCGAGCTGCTGGTGGACATGGAGGACTTTGATGGAAACACGGCGTCTGCTCGTTACACCTCCTTCTCCATCGACTCTGAGACAGACGGATACACCCTGCATGTTTCTGGATTCAAGGATGGAGGCGCCG GAGACTCTCTGACCGGTCACAATGGAATGAAGTTCTCCACCTTTGACAAAGACCAGGACAAGTTGTCTGGCAACTGTGCCAAAACATACTTGGGGGCGTTCTGGTATAATCGCTGTCATAACACCAATCCAAACGGGGTTTATCGCTGGGGGGCTGATGGCACTCTTTATGCTGTAGGAGTGGAGTGGAAACAATGGAAAAGCCATGACTACTCTCTGAAGAGATTCAGCATGAAGATCCGTCCTGTTCAGTAG